The Solibacillus sp. FSL W7-1436 genome window below encodes:
- the tuf gene encoding elongation factor Tu — MAKEKFDRSKTHANVGTIGHVDHGKTTLTAAIATVLSKKMGGSAKSYADIDNAPEEKERGITINTSHVEYETATRHYAHVDCPGHADYVKNMITGAAQMDGGILVVSAADGPMPQTREHILLSKQVGVPYLVVFMNKCDMVDDEELLELVEMEIRDLLSEYDFPGDDVPVIKGSALKALEGEAEWEEKIVELMDAVDSYIPTPERQTDKPFMMPVEDVFSITGRGTVATGRVERGQVKVGDVVEVIGIEEEAKTTTVTGVEMFRKLLDYAEAGDNIGALLRGIAREDIQRGQVLAKPGSITPHTNFKAEVYVLSKEEGGRHTPFFSNYRPQFYFRTTDVTGICMLPEGVEMVMPGDNIEMTVELIAPIALEEGTKFSIREGGRTVGAGVVASIQK; from the coding sequence ATGGCTAAAGAAAAATTTGACCGTTCAAAAACGCATGCTAACGTTGGTACAATCGGACACGTTGACCATGGTAAAACAACTTTAACTGCTGCTATCGCAACAGTTCTTTCTAAAAAAATGGGTGGTTCAGCTAAATCTTACGCTGACATCGACAACGCTCCAGAAGAAAAAGAGCGCGGTATCACAATCAATACATCTCACGTAGAGTATGAAACTGCAACTCGTCACTATGCACACGTTGACTGCCCAGGTCACGCTGACTATGTTAAAAACATGATCACTGGTGCTGCACAAATGGACGGCGGTATCTTAGTAGTATCTGCTGCTGACGGTCCAATGCCACAAACTCGTGAGCACATCTTACTTTCTAAACAAGTAGGTGTTCCTTACTTAGTAGTATTCATGAACAAATGTGATATGGTTGACGACGAAGAATTATTAGAGTTAGTAGAAATGGAAATCCGTGACTTACTATCTGAATATGACTTCCCAGGCGACGATGTTCCAGTAATCAAAGGTTCTGCATTAAAAGCTTTAGAAGGCGAAGCAGAATGGGAAGAAAAAATCGTTGAATTAATGGACGCTGTAGATTCTTACATCCCAACTCCAGAACGTCAAACTGACAAACCATTCATGATGCCAGTAGAGGACGTATTCTCTATCACTGGTCGTGGTACAGTAGCAACTGGCCGTGTTGAACGTGGTCAAGTTAAAGTTGGTGACGTTGTAGAAGTTATCGGTATCGAAGAAGAAGCTAAAACTACAACTGTAACTGGTGTAGAAATGTTCCGTAAATTATTAGATTACGCTGAAGCTGGTGACAACATCGGTGCTTTATTACGTGGTATTGCTCGTGAAGATATCCAACGTGGTCAAGTATTAGCTAAACCAGGTTCAATCACTCCACACACTAACTTCAAAGCTGAAGTTTATGTATTATCAAAAGAAGAGGGTGGACGTCACACTCCATTCTTCTCTAACTACCGTCCTCAGTTCTACTTCCGTACAACTGACGTAACTGGTATCTGCATGTTACCAGAAGGCGTAGAAATGGTTATGCCTGGCGACAACATCGAAATGACTGTTGAATTAATCGCTCCAATCGCTTTAGAAGAAGGTACTAAATTCTCTATCCGTGAGGGTGGCCGTACTGTAGGCGCTGGCGTAGTAGCATCTATCCAAAAATAA